A region from the Pempheris klunzingeri isolate RE-2024b chromosome 17, fPemKlu1.hap1, whole genome shotgun sequence genome encodes:
- the cbx8a gene encoding chromobox protein homolog 8a — protein MELSAVGESVFAAESIIKRRIRRGCWEYLVKWKGWSQKYSTWEPEENILDARLFAAFEERERERELFGPKKRGPKPETFLLKAKAKAKEKTYEFRGEAPRGIQVSYPIPEPVITPRAREGLRTVVPTIFPPSAVNRGESVHVRPPEPERRPRPTPAAALTAQESARVPKKRGRKPKLHLHYDKDDGGSSAEPDTKRTRLLELPKTPRRLHHHGETSDHSLMQLTKRFQEKTTITPKSSSEQRHAGGAGMTYSCSFSPDVRKSDQGGHRTSCVSRMSIPQPRKMKHAAEHRRHQAEECRLSREQAAVISTRSESIHDSPTRPSSSWTPSFTNVDSVTVTDVTMNLLTVTIRESSTDKGFFREKR, from the exons ATGGAGCTCTCGGCTGTTGGTGAGAGCGTCTTCGCAGCCGAGTCCATCATTAAACGGCGAATCAGACGG GGTTGCTGGGAATATCTCGTGAAATGGAAGGGCTGGTCTCAGAA GTACAGCACTTGGGAGCCGGAGGAAAACATTTTGGATGCACGTCTCTTCGCTGCCTTCGAGGAGAG GGAGCGCGAAAGGGAGCTGTTTGGCCCGAAAAAGAGGGGACCCAAACCCGAGACCTTTCTCCTGAAG gccaaagccaaagccaaagaAAAGACGTATGAATTTCGAGGAGAGGCCCCCAGGGGGATCCAGGTTTCCTATCCCATCCCGGAGCCTGTCATAACACCGAGGGCCAGGGAGGGTTTACGCACCGTGGTTCCCACAATCTTCCCACCGAGCGCTGTCAACCGAGGGGAAAGTGTCCACGTCCGGCCACCGGAGCCAGAGAGGAGGCCCAGACcgactccagcagcagctctgacagccCAAGAATCTGCCCGGGTGCCCAAAAAGAGAGGGCGCAAACCGAAGCTGCATTTACATTATGATAAGGATGATGGAGGCAGCTCAGCAGAGCCGGACACCAAACGGACCAGGCTGTTGGAGTTGCCCAAAACGCCCCGGCGCTTGCATCACCACGGAGAGACGTCAGATCACAGCCTCATGCAGCTGACCAAGAGGTTTCAGGAGAAGACCACGATAACACCCAAATCCAGCAGCGAGCAGAGACACGCGGGGGGCGCAGGGATGACTTACAGCTGCTCATTCAGCCCAGACGTGCGTAAAAGTGATCAGGGGGGGCACAGGACTAGTTGCGTGTCCAGGATGTCTATCCCTCAGCCCAGGAAGATGAAGCACGCCGCAGAGCACCGGAGACATCAGGCGGAGGAGTGCCGTCTGTCCCGGGAACAAGCTGCTGTCATCTCCACGCGGTCCGAGTCCATCCACGATTCGCCCACGCGTCCATCCTCGTCCTGGACCCCCTCTTTCACCAACGTGGACTCTGTGACCGTGACAGATGTCACCATGAACCTGTTGACAGTCACCATCAGAGAGAGCAGCACGGACAAAGGCtttttcagagagaaaagatga